The stretch of DNA AAAAATTTCATTTATAAAATCTTCCTGACAGTCGAATGCATCATTTAGAGCATACTGGAAAGGACTGGGGGGACATGCAAGAATATGGTACTGCATTTTGGAAATCTCGCTTATTATGCTATCTGGTGCAGATAAGTATCCCACTCTCCAGCCGGCTACAGCAAATGACTTCGAAAATGAATTTAACACGACTGATCTATCTAGATACTCATTGAATGAGTAATGTTTCCCTTCGTATATGAAATTCTCATACACTTCATCAGAGATGATCCATAAATTATAGTCTTCTGCTAAGTCACATATTGTTTTGAATGCTTCTTCAGTGAGAACTGATCCGCAGGGATTTGCAGGAGAGTTGACAACAATTCCTTTAGTTTTTTTAGTTATGCCCTCTTTTATTTTTTCTAAGTCTATATTTAATTCATCATCCATTGTGTATGGTACAGGATCAGCTCCGCAGAGCGTGCATTCTGGTGCATATACTACAAATCCTGGATCGGGGACAAGAACCTCATCTCCTTCTTGAAACAGCGTCTGGAATGTTGCCATGGCTGCCTGAGTGCCGCTTGATGTTATCATCACGTTTGACGTTTTGATATCTTTGTTGAATCTAGATATCTTATTGGCTATTTTTTCTCTGAGAGCAGGAATGCCCATTGTAGGTCCGTA from Candidatus Methanomassiliicoccus intestinalis Issoire-Mx1 encodes:
- a CDS encoding pyridoxal phosphate-dependent aminotransferase is translated as MVSKKVQSIKPSGVRAIFDMAQEDSINLGLGELDFRPPREVTEACKKALDSDSYRYGPTMGIPALREKIANKISRFNKDIKTSNVMITSSGTQAAMATFQTLFQEGDEVLVPDPGFVVYAPECTLCGADPVPYTMDDELNIDLEKIKEGITKKTKGIVVNSPANPCGSVLTEEAFKTICDLAEDYNLWIISDEVYENFIYEGKHYSFNEYLDRSVVLNSFSKSFAVAGWRVGYLSAPDSIISEISKMQYHILACPPSPFQYALNDAFDCQEDFINEIFPILKKRRDLTTDLLNEIHGFSCIKPRGAFYAFPSYDIDIPSADLAVKLAHQGVLCSPGTAFGDAGEKHLRISYAASEDNIEKGIEIIKNFVENF